A window of Staphylococcus lloydii genomic DNA:
AAACAATAGTCAAAACAATTGTATTTATACAATTTAAACAGTATGGCATTTTTATGACATTTAAGCAGAATAAAATACGGAAAGCAGCGCAATATGATATTATAAATAAGAATGATTATAATGTAGGAGGATTTAACGGTGCATAATAAAAATAAAACAATACTTAATATGATTAAGGGTCAACCCGTTGACCACACACCGGTTTGGTTTATGCGTCAGGCAGGCAGGTCGCAACCTGAGTATAGAAAACTAAAAGAAAAATATTCTTTATTTGAGATTACACATCAACCTGAGTTATGTGCGTATGTTACACATTTACCTGTCGATAATTATAATACGGACGCTGCAGTATTGTATAAAGACATTATGACACCATTACAACCCATTGGTGTAGATGTAGAAATTAAATCTGGCATAGGTCCAGTAATTCATAATCCTATTAAGTCACTAAGTGATGTTGAAAAGTTACAAGATATAGACCCTAAAAGAGACGTACCTTACGTTTTGAATACCATTAAATTATTAACAACTGAAAAATTAAACGTACCATTAATAGGTTTTACTGGTGCGCCATTTACATTAGCTAGTTATATGATTGAAGGGGGACCTTCAAAAAATTATAATTTCACAAAAGCTATGATGTATAGTGATGAAGAAACTTGGTTTGCTTTAATGGATCATTTAGTTAATATTTCTATTTCATATGTAGCAGCTCAAATAGAAGCAGGTGCTGAATTAATTCAAGTGTTTGATTCATGGGTAGGCGCATTAAATGAACAAGACTATGAATACTATATAAAACCTGCGATGAATAAATTAATTTCTGGTATTAAGACACAGTATAACGTCCCTGTTATTTTGTTTGGCGTTGGTGCTAGTCATTTAGTAAATCAATGGAATAGCTTACCAATAGATGTTTTAGGGCTAGACTGGAGATTATCAATTAAAGAGGCAAGCGACTTAAATATCACAAAAACGTTGCAAGGCAATCTAGATCCATCTTTATTACTTGCGCCATGGGATGTAATAGAAGGTAGATTAAAAGATATTTTAGATCAAGGGATGAATTACGGGCAACACATTTTCAACTTAGGTCATGGTGTTTTTCCTGAAGTAAAACCTGAAACTTTACGAAAAGTGACAGAATTTGTACACAACTATACTCAACGATAAGAGTATAATCATAATTAATGAGCAGTGGTAAACGAATTTTTAGTTTAATACAAAGGATGATAAAGCATGGTAAAAACAGTAGGACTATTGGTTATGGCTTATGGGACTCCATATAAAGAAAGCGATATTGAAGATTATTATACAGATATTAGACATGGTAAAAGACCAACAGATGCTGAATTACAGGATTTAAAAGATAGATATGAATTTATTGGAGGATTATCTCCTTTAGCAGGAACGACTGATAGACAAGCAGAATCACTACTTGATGCGTTAAATGACACATATAATGATGTAGAATTCAAACTATATCTTGG
This region includes:
- the hemE gene encoding uroporphyrinogen decarboxylase, producing the protein MHNKNKTILNMIKGQPVDHTPVWFMRQAGRSQPEYRKLKEKYSLFEITHQPELCAYVTHLPVDNYNTDAAVLYKDIMTPLQPIGVDVEIKSGIGPVIHNPIKSLSDVEKLQDIDPKRDVPYVLNTIKLLTTEKLNVPLIGFTGAPFTLASYMIEGGPSKNYNFTKAMMYSDEETWFALMDHLVNISISYVAAQIEAGAELIQVFDSWVGALNEQDYEYYIKPAMNKLISGIKTQYNVPVILFGVGASHLVNQWNSLPIDVLGLDWRLSIKEASDLNITKTLQGNLDPSLLLAPWDVIEGRLKDILDQGMNYGQHIFNLGHGVFPEVKPETLRKVTEFVHNYTQR